In Luteitalea sp. TBR-22, one genomic interval encodes:
- a CDS encoding ABC transporter ATP-binding protein, with protein sequence MRPAILLDAVTKRFGHTTAVDALSLQVPEGTIYGFIGPNGSGKTTTLRMIMNILLPDSGTVEVFGDRSTEVARDRVGYLPEERGLYKQMPVRRLLAYYGELKGGRRADVEREADWWLDRLGLPGVADKKVQALSKGMSQKVQFIATVVSRPSLVILDEPFSGLDPVNRDVLRDAVLELKRRGTTIVFSTHDMGMAELMCDRIFMIFRGRKVLDGTLDEIQATYGHDAVHVRVAGGTEVLRGIEGVEEVTDHGNAQQVRLSCDPQVFLARLSARTTVQRFEITRPSLHDIFVEIARPSPEEDRHVVEGA encoded by the coding sequence TTGAGACCAGCCATCCTTCTCGACGCCGTCACCAAGCGCTTCGGCCACACCACGGCGGTCGATGCCCTGTCGCTGCAGGTCCCTGAGGGCACGATCTACGGGTTCATCGGCCCGAACGGGTCGGGCAAGACGACGACGCTGCGGATGATCATGAACATCCTGCTGCCCGACAGCGGGACGGTGGAGGTGTTCGGCGATCGCAGCACCGAGGTCGCCCGGGACCGCGTCGGCTACCTGCCGGAGGAACGCGGTCTGTACAAGCAGATGCCGGTCCGCCGCCTGCTCGCCTACTACGGCGAGTTGAAGGGCGGCCGGCGAGCCGACGTCGAGCGGGAAGCCGACTGGTGGCTCGACAGGCTCGGGCTGCCAGGCGTCGCGGACAAGAAGGTGCAGGCCCTGTCGAAGGGGATGTCGCAGAAGGTGCAGTTCATCGCGACGGTCGTCTCACGGCCCTCGCTGGTGATCCTCGACGAGCCCTTCTCCGGCCTCGACCCGGTGAACCGCGACGTACTCCGCGACGCGGTCCTCGAGCTCAAGCGACGCGGCACGACCATCGTGTTCAGCACCCACGACATGGGCATGGCGGAGCTGATGTGCGACCGCATCTTCATGATCTTCCGTGGCCGCAAGGTGCTCGACGGCACGCTCGACGAGATTCAGGCCACCTACGGCCACGACGCGGTGCACGTGCGCGTGGCGGGCGGCACCGAGGTGCTGCGCGGCATCGAGGGCGTGGAGGAGGTGACCGACCACGGCAACGCGCAGCAGGTCCGCCTCTCGTGCGACCCTCAGGTCTTCCTCGCGCGCCTCTCGGCGCGGACGACGGTGCAACGCTTCGAGATCACCCGCCCGTCGCTGCACGACATCTTCGTGGAAATCGCCCGGCCATCGCCGGAGGAGGACAGGCATGTCGTCGAAGGCGCCTGA
- a CDS encoding serine/threonine-protein kinase, producing the protein MDELPGQIGPYHVRDRLGHGGMGVVYLGYDPMLDRPVAIKVLKVPDEETRRRFLREARLAAKVHHPHIVSIYAVGEHEGNPYLAMEFIAGRTLSQIIRSGEAIPLARKVHWLSELCAGLGHAHESGIVHRDVKPSNLLIAQSSGTLRLLDFGIAHGNEASGMTMAGMIVGTPQYMSPEQITGQPVDPRSDIFSVGAVAYELLTGRQAFGGDNLYHVSRQIVGEQPRPIETFVPDVPHALVKTIARCLQKDPSARADSAKVLEREFLGIARRLDPEHTLIVLPAEPTVVTPARDVTTSRRELMREAEEAIAQGQLTTASGLLQKLESGTSPSPDVQMLRQKLQGRRLELRIHEALTRADDTLQSGSIEEAEAAIGALADIAPRHPALERLRGALQQRMDDRQVAALTSRARQALQQDHFEEAEALIAEALTLAPDAADALAVQQKIVERARAQRIARLVAQASRAIEQDDVAGARKAIEALARLDPAHRDVPRLQQRLQALIEERDTGSAPVPHAAAAATAPAIAPPAVTRPTPAPVRPPTPPVAPRPTPAAPAAPRQANAAPAPAAEALLRHPTTVTQTATRPAIPPGEPPAPARSAVLPAAVGLLLLLLLAGGGYWFVVARRAAPSTATASTSTPPPADAAPAPESGGTTPPEVTPASTPAAPRPAPPAPAAPAPAGDPVPAAPVARDPWATSRQLASAGRYDRALAAIDQIQGVPAALLQEERNRVVENARRQTLAARRGAEDLRLTSSQRYQRGNSLQEEADRHRSAGRLKKAVTSYMDARAQYLQAFNDSGKAVPPVVVAPPKVDEPPSTGPSTTQTTQTQQPPTGPDLSLWSNDEARATISQFCGAYKGRDMGGLNRLYPNMGPAWRNELEEAFRTTGELVCVFENVTIVRASDEFGVRASLLTQLPGGEQRRRSLVLSLVPARDRLVIGTISVR; encoded by the coding sequence GTGGACGAGCTTCCAGGACAGATCGGGCCCTATCACGTCCGGGACCGCCTCGGCCACGGCGGCATGGGAGTCGTGTACCTCGGGTACGACCCGATGCTCGACAGGCCGGTCGCCATCAAGGTCCTGAAGGTCCCCGACGAGGAGACCCGTCGCCGCTTCCTGCGCGAGGCGCGACTCGCCGCCAAGGTCCACCATCCCCACATCGTCAGCATCTACGCGGTCGGTGAGCACGAGGGCAACCCGTACCTGGCGATGGAGTTCATCGCCGGCCGCACCCTGTCGCAGATCATCAGGAGCGGCGAGGCCATCCCGCTGGCCCGCAAGGTCCACTGGCTCTCCGAACTCTGCGCCGGCCTCGGCCACGCCCACGAGAGCGGCATCGTCCATCGCGACGTCAAGCCGTCCAACCTGCTGATCGCCCAGAGCTCCGGCACCCTGCGCCTCCTCGACTTCGGCATCGCCCACGGCAACGAGGCCTCGGGCATGACGATGGCCGGGATGATCGTCGGTACGCCGCAGTACATGTCGCCCGAGCAGATCACCGGCCAGCCGGTCGACCCGCGCAGCGACATCTTCTCGGTGGGCGCGGTCGCCTACGAGCTGCTCACGGGCCGGCAGGCCTTCGGCGGCGACAATCTCTACCACGTCTCGCGCCAGATCGTCGGCGAGCAGCCGCGCCCCATCGAGACGTTCGTGCCCGACGTGCCGCACGCGCTCGTCAAGACCATCGCGCGGTGCCTCCAGAAGGACCCCTCGGCACGCGCCGACAGCGCCAAGGTCCTCGAGCGCGAGTTTCTCGGCATCGCCCGGCGCCTCGATCCGGAGCACACGCTGATCGTCCTGCCCGCCGAGCCGACCGTGGTCACGCCGGCCAGGGACGTCACGACGTCGCGCCGCGAGCTGATGCGGGAGGCCGAGGAAGCGATTGCGCAGGGCCAGCTGACGACTGCCTCGGGCCTGCTGCAGAAGCTGGAGTCGGGGACGTCGCCCAGTCCCGACGTCCAGATGCTGCGCCAGAAGCTGCAGGGGCGCCGACTCGAGTTGCGCATCCACGAGGCCCTCACCAGGGCCGACGACACCCTGCAGAGCGGCTCGATCGAGGAGGCGGAAGCCGCCATCGGCGCGCTGGCCGACATCGCTCCCCGCCACCCGGCGCTCGAGCGCCTCCGCGGCGCGCTGCAGCAGCGCATGGACGACCGCCAGGTGGCCGCACTCACCTCGCGTGCCCGACAGGCGCTGCAGCAGGATCACTTCGAGGAAGCCGAGGCGCTGATCGCCGAGGCGCTGACGCTGGCGCCCGATGCGGCCGACGCGCTCGCGGTGCAGCAGAAGATCGTCGAGCGCGCCCGGGCGCAACGGATTGCCCGCCTGGTCGCGCAGGCCAGCCGCGCCATCGAGCAGGACGACGTGGCGGGCGCCCGCAAGGCGATCGAGGCGCTGGCCAGGCTCGACCCCGCGCACCGCGACGTGCCACGCCTGCAGCAGCGCCTGCAGGCGCTGATCGAGGAACGGGACACGGGGTCGGCGCCAGTGCCGCACGCGGCAGCGGCGGCGACTGCCCCTGCCATTGCGCCCCCGGCCGTGACGAGGCCGACGCCCGCACCCGTTCGCCCGCCGACGCCGCCGGTCGCCCCGAGGCCCACACCGGCCGCCCCGGCCGCACCCCGGCAGGCCAATGCCGCACCGGCGCCCGCGGCAGAGGCGCTGCTGCGGCACCCGACGACGGTGACGCAGACGGCCACGCGCCCGGCGATCCCGCCAGGCGAGCCGCCCGCGCCTGCACGTTCGGCCGTCCTGCCGGCGGCGGTCGGCCTCCTGCTCCTGCTCCTGCTCGCCGGCGGCGGCTACTGGTTCGTCGTCGCCCGCCGCGCGGCACCGTCGACCGCTACCGCGTCGACGTCGACGCCACCCCCCGCGGACGCCGCACCGGCGCCGGAGAGCGGTGGCACGACGCCGCCCGAGGTGACGCCCGCAAGCACCCCGGCAGCACCCCGGCCTGCGCCACCGGCACCGGCCGCACCCGCACCGGCGGGTGACCCGGTGCCCGCAGCGCCGGTCGCGCGCGATCCCTGGGCCACCTCGCGCCAGTTGGCGTCGGCGGGCCGGTACGACCGGGCGCTGGCGGCGATCGACCAGATTCAGGGCGTGCCGGCGGCCCTGCTGCAGGAGGAACGCAACCGCGTGGTGGAGAATGCGCGGCGGCAGACGCTGGCGGCTCGCCGGGGCGCCGAGGACCTGCGCCTGACGAGCAGCCAGCGATACCAGCGTGGCAACAGCCTGCAGGAGGAGGCCGACCGACATCGCTCCGCCGGCCGACTGAAGAAGGCCGTGACCAGCTACATGGACGCCCGTGCGCAGTACCTGCAGGCGTTCAACGACAGCGGCAAGGCCGTCCCGCCCGTGGTGGTGGCCCCGCCGAAGGTCGACGAACCGCCGTCGACGGGCCCGTCGACGACGCAGACCACCCAGACACAACAGCCGCCGACCGGGCCGGACCTCTCTCTCTGGTCCAACGACGAGGCCCGCGCGACGATCTCGCAGTTCTGCGGCGCCTACAAGGGCCGTGACATGGGCGGCCTCAACCGGCTGTATCCGAACATGGGCCCGGCATGGCGCAACGAGCTCGAGGAAGCGTTCCGCACGACGGGCGAACTGGTGTGCGTGTTCGAGAACGTGACCATCGTCCGGGCGAGCGACGAGTTCGGGGTCCGGGCCAGCCTGCTCACCCAGTTGCCGGGCGGGGAACAGCGCCGGCGCTCACTGGTGCTGTCCCTCGTGCCGGCTCGCGACCGGTTGGTCATCGGGACCATCAGCGTCAGGTGA
- a CDS encoding serine/threonine-protein kinase, with the protein MSDVPAIIGRYEVERLLGEGGMGVLYLARDPVIDRHVALKLLRVNGEDLRRRFIREAQSAGRLQHPNIVTVYDVGDHDGQLYIAMEYIDGDTLALLIRENAPFSPIRKLDIIDEVADGLGFAHQRGIVHRDIKPANLMISRAGLVKVLDFGIARVATRESGEMDRPTLIGTPAYMAPEQLEGAEVDARSDIYALGLVMYELFSGCRAFAGATTADVLQRVLAAQPTPLEQLVPSIDAELARIVARAMARQPADRYQDLQAMRKDLARARRRAMQASADDATMVVAVPASATRPVTPPATVVPPPPTPAPGGAATVTQEDRALAHLATRRTSPVTPPPVPPPAPARPADETVFAPVVPMAPPPVPLPVPLASGVPDEGPLPVPLPSVPSGAIPPSAGGRATVDAPAIAEARDRTRPAVDGPPVVPGPPPALPGTPASPMAGLRQPVAAAPPPLAAPGVVPSVGGATTPLPSARKGIPAAVLITAVMALLACCFVAAFVAFRMIGAGSLSGLFTRTVEPKIAGPVDPGPVTPGSTGVDATRPEPPAAPPAAPSPSTEVALDMPAATPVPEPAPATAAPAPPAAEPRVEPPPAAPVSSSPARTPAAAARTPPPATRQAPVRPVVPAPRQAQGPPPTSSATPRDVPREAPVAVEAPRVVERAPERREPEPPAAPVAPQAEGLSLVRAYVAARNTGHAAGIRRVWPSVDEVHLRRITSAFSAPLTLGDCDVDARDAQHAVATCRLTQAGTTGAYAQGQALTIRRTFVFDLQRDGRGWVIAGLRE; encoded by the coding sequence ATGAGCGACGTGCCCGCGATCATCGGTCGATACGAAGTGGAACGCCTGCTCGGCGAAGGCGGGATGGGCGTGCTGTACCTGGCCCGTGACCCGGTCATCGACCGCCACGTCGCGCTCAAGCTCCTCCGCGTCAACGGCGAGGACCTGCGCCGCCGCTTCATCCGTGAAGCGCAATCGGCAGGACGGCTCCAGCACCCCAACATCGTCACGGTGTACGACGTCGGCGACCACGACGGCCAGCTGTACATCGCCATGGAGTACATCGACGGCGATACGTTGGCGCTGCTGATCCGCGAGAACGCGCCGTTCTCCCCCATCCGCAAGCTGGACATCATCGACGAGGTGGCCGACGGCCTCGGGTTCGCCCACCAGCGCGGCATCGTCCACCGCGACATCAAGCCCGCGAACCTGATGATCTCGCGCGCCGGGCTGGTGAAGGTGCTCGACTTCGGCATCGCCCGTGTCGCGACGCGGGAATCGGGCGAGATGGACCGGCCGACGCTCATCGGCACCCCGGCCTACATGGCGCCCGAGCAGCTCGAGGGCGCCGAGGTCGACGCCCGCAGCGACATCTACGCGCTCGGGCTCGTGATGTACGAGCTCTTCTCCGGGTGCCGCGCGTTTGCCGGCGCAACGACCGCCGACGTGCTGCAGCGCGTTCTGGCGGCCCAGCCGACGCCCCTCGAGCAGCTCGTTCCGTCGATCGACGCCGAACTGGCCCGGATCGTCGCCCGTGCGATGGCCCGGCAGCCGGCCGATCGCTACCAGGACCTGCAGGCGATGCGCAAGGACCTGGCGCGCGCCCGTCGTCGCGCGATGCAGGCCAGCGCCGACGACGCCACGATGGTGGTCGCCGTGCCGGCATCGGCCACCCGGCCGGTGACCCCGCCCGCGACCGTGGTCCCGCCGCCGCCCACGCCTGCTCCCGGCGGGGCCGCGACCGTCACCCAGGAGGACCGCGCCCTGGCGCACCTGGCGACGCGCCGCACGTCGCCGGTGACGCCGCCGCCGGTGCCGCCGCCCGCGCCGGCTCGCCCGGCGGACGAGACGGTGTTCGCTCCGGTCGTTCCCATGGCACCACCTCCAGTGCCCTTGCCGGTCCCGTTGGCGTCGGGGGTGCCCGACGAGGGACCGCTGCCCGTGCCCTTGCCGTCGGTGCCGTCGGGCGCGATTCCGCCCTCGGCAGGCGGTCGGGCCACCGTCGATGCCCCGGCGATCGCCGAAGCGCGCGACCGCACGCGGCCGGCCGTCGATGGCCCGCCCGTCGTGCCCGGCCCCCCTCCCGCGCTGCCAGGGACGCCGGCCTCGCCGATGGCAGGCCTCAGGCAGCCAGTGGCCGCCGCGCCGCCCCCGCTCGCGGCTCCGGGTGTCGTGCCGTCGGTCGGAGGAGCGACCACGCCATTGCCTTCTGCCCGCAAGGGCATCCCCGCGGCGGTGTTGATCACGGCGGTGATGGCGCTGTTGGCCTGCTGTTTCGTGGCGGCCTTCGTGGCGTTCCGGATGATCGGCGCGGGCAGCCTGTCGGGGTTGTTCACGCGGACGGTGGAGCCGAAGATCGCCGGCCCGGTGGATCCCGGCCCGGTGACGCCCGGCTCGACCGGCGTCGATGCGACGCGTCCCGAGCCGCCCGCGGCGCCGCCGGCCGCGCCCTCGCCGTCGACGGAAGTGGCACTGGACATGCCTGCCGCCACGCCGGTGCCCGAACCTGCCCCGGCCACCGCGGCGCCCGCACCGCCTGCGGCCGAACCGCGCGTGGAACCGCCCCCGGCGGCCCCCGTGTCGTCGTCGCCGGCCCGGACGCCGGCTGCTGCCGCCCGGACGCCGCCACCCGCGACCAGGCAGGCTCCCGTCCGTCCGGTCGTCCCCGCGCCACGCCAGGCACAGGGTCCCCCGCCGACGTCGTCGGCGACCCCGCGCGACGTGCCGCGGGAGGCCCCCGTCGCGGTCGAGGCGCCACGCGTCGTCGAGCGCGCGCCCGAGCGCCGGGAGCCCGAGCCGCCGGCCGCGCCGGTCGCGCCACAGGCCGAGGGGCTGTCGCTGGTACGCGCGTACGTCGCGGCGCGCAACACCGGGCACGCGGCGGGGATCCGCCGCGTGTGGCCGTCGGTCGACGAGGTGCACCTGCGACGCATCACCAGCGCCTTCTCGGCCCCGCTCACGCTGGGGGACTGCGACGTCGATGCGCGCGACGCGCAGCACGCGGTGGCGACCTGTCGGCTCACGCAGGCCGGCACGACCGGGGCCTATGCCCAGGGACAGGCGCTGACCATCAGGCGCACGTTCGTCTTCGATCTCCAGCGCGACGGTCGCGGCTGGGTCATCGCCGGGCTGCGGGAATGA
- a CDS encoding Flp family type IVb pilin, with amino-acid sequence MESTSNSGLIRTIRRNVSARRLRREEGQTPTEYLMIVGIMAAVILIAFIFFFWDTVKPAASSWSTKAADAVGASKNEKSTVDK; translated from the coding sequence ATGGAATCCACGAGCAACAGCGGACTGATCCGGACGATTCGACGCAACGTCAGCGCGCGGCGACTCCGCCGGGAGGAAGGCCAGACCCCGACCGAGTACCTGATGATCGTCGGCATCATGGCGGCGGTCATCCTGATCGCGTTCATCTTCTTCTTCTGGGACACGGTCAAGCCGGCGGCCTCGAGCTGGTCGACCAAGGCGGCCGACGCGGTGGGCGCCTCCAAGAACGAGAAGTCCACGGTCGACAAGTAG
- a CDS encoding Tad domain-containing protein, with amino-acid sequence MTSERGQSTPFFLCFLVLMTVMVGTMVNVGQAINRRIALQIVADAGAWTGATNMAIGLNGLAEVNQWRRDIEPIASVGVPLAGLIGLDGMVQKIWEVGTIIINFVDTGIQVGYAKIPYDEAARVTWYNAHDLFPGEQLEWYEGYRPWGDPDAVNEEVPFSKSRPTACQDQPFWTSTFFVLPCLVDLAPIENTVYYVVPCFPFGYCPSSYTYVKWFEKEGEEISFVWVVKAPETKAIFNPFDVFGDDAIPEMVAAAHAKPVGGTIEEGEDEYRVRMEPLSAAAMYFSPSAALHGGNYDPIFEKWRRVLY; translated from the coding sequence ATGACTAGCGAACGCGGCCAGTCGACGCCTTTCTTCCTCTGCTTCCTGGTGCTGATGACCGTGATGGTCGGCACCATGGTCAACGTCGGGCAGGCAATCAACCGGCGCATCGCGCTGCAGATCGTCGCCGACGCGGGCGCCTGGACGGGCGCCACCAACATGGCGATCGGCCTCAACGGCTTGGCCGAGGTCAACCAGTGGCGCCGCGACATCGAGCCGATCGCGAGTGTCGGCGTGCCGCTGGCCGGCCTCATCGGCCTGGACGGCATGGTCCAGAAGATCTGGGAAGTCGGCACGATCATCATCAACTTCGTCGACACCGGCATCCAGGTCGGCTACGCCAAGATCCCCTACGACGAGGCAGCGCGCGTCACCTGGTACAACGCGCACGATCTCTTCCCCGGCGAGCAACTGGAGTGGTACGAGGGCTACCGGCCCTGGGGCGATCCCGACGCCGTCAACGAGGAAGTGCCGTTCTCGAAGTCGCGCCCCACGGCGTGCCAGGACCAGCCGTTCTGGACCAGCACGTTCTTCGTCCTGCCCTGCCTGGTCGACCTGGCGCCGATCGAGAACACGGTCTACTACGTGGTGCCGTGCTTCCCCTTCGGCTACTGCCCGTCCTCCTACACGTACGTGAAGTGGTTCGAGAAGGAGGGCGAGGAGATCTCGTTCGTGTGGGTGGTCAAGGCGCCCGAGACCAAGGCGATCTTCAACCCCTTCGACGTGTTCGGCGACGACGCCATCCCCGAGATGGTCGCCGCCGCCCATGCCAAACCCGTCGGCGGCACCATCGAGGAGGGCGAGGACGAGTACCGCGTCCGCATGGAGCCGCTCAGTGCCGCGGCGATGTACTTCTCGCCGAGCGCGGCGTTGCACGGCGGCAACTACGACCCCATCTTCGAGAAGTGGCGCCGTGTCCTCTACTGA
- the cpaB gene encoding Flp pilus assembly protein CpaB translates to MSGRAKLLLSLVLGLLAVFLVYVYVRGIERQLYEEVDMQNVVITREAIAAGTAIDQGQIQRIAVPRKYRQPQTFPTVEEVAGRVAVVPIAAGTQVSGSMLADAGAEALSFEVPRGRRAVAITVTDDTGVGGLIRPGNFVDIIGTFEFGRPVGYQNGRVQYADERTEVRTMMQNVFVVAVNKELRRERVERETQGSSGNAPPQTRERSLRTVTLLVEPNRVQELILAQNVGDLTLSLRSSLDDTAVNLPFLDPMQLLGVTVPVKPKARPLQSFRDVGRGLF, encoded by the coding sequence ATGTCCGGTCGCGCAAAGCTCCTCCTCTCCCTCGTCCTCGGCCTGCTCGCCGTGTTCCTCGTGTACGTCTACGTGCGCGGCATCGAACGGCAGCTGTACGAGGAAGTCGACATGCAGAACGTGGTGATCACCCGCGAGGCCATCGCCGCCGGGACCGCCATCGACCAGGGCCAGATCCAGCGGATCGCCGTGCCGCGCAAGTACCGCCAGCCCCAGACCTTCCCGACCGTGGAGGAGGTCGCCGGCCGCGTCGCCGTGGTGCCCATCGCCGCCGGCACGCAGGTGAGCGGCAGCATGCTGGCCGACGCCGGCGCCGAGGCGCTCTCGTTCGAGGTGCCGCGAGGCCGGCGCGCGGTGGCGATCACCGTCACCGACGACACCGGCGTCGGCGGCCTGATCCGTCCCGGCAACTTCGTCGACATCATCGGCACGTTCGAGTTCGGGCGGCCGGTCGGCTACCAGAACGGGCGCGTCCAGTACGCCGACGAGCGCACCGAGGTGCGCACGATGATGCAGAACGTGTTCGTCGTGGCGGTCAACAAGGAACTGCGCCGTGAGCGGGTCGAGCGCGAGACGCAGGGGTCGTCCGGCAACGCGCCGCCGCAGACGCGCGAGCGGTCGCTGCGCACCGTGACGCTGCTGGTCGAGCCCAACCGCGTGCAGGAACTCATCCTCGCCCAGAACGTCGGCGACCTCACGCTGTCGCTGCGGTCCTCGCTCGACGACACGGCCGTCAACCTGCCGTTCCTCGACCCGATGCAGTTGCTCGGCGTGACCGTGCCGGTCAAGCCCAAGGCGCGCCCGTTGCAGTCGTTCCGCGACGTCGGCCGTGGCCTGTTCTGA
- a CDS encoding pilus assembly protein N-terminal domain-containing protein, with product MLFPLRHLRAAGVVLVALLVGATAALAQPVREELTIYVNEVTTWSPGYAMGDIVLGSPLTAGYEPVGGRKQLMLRGKKPGRTTLNIWDQKKVLRHEITLIVTTREAQAVEADLRNLLAPYPGVSISKLGGEMLLVGTVNSQEELTAVNNLARVAKVQSTVTVKAAARPVVPAVTPMAPTTAPGAGTTTTPGAPTTTPGATSAPVATAPVAEAAPNAVAYELELFEASVQFKTGEYGRGVEPSGRSLYKGTVTAPIGGENEIFIGGPAVDPKNKNDKSLKDTGIRLTVRPRQGSRGLTTAVEVETNVPLEYNLYDPEVWRRSRYSFSTSEGVPFAVSGNDLLAAPAIAGGMSAMGKATRGASAAGSVPGASNVGLQYVPVFGSLFGSTNYKSKKTQILVVFRPTLTTAAPR from the coding sequence ATGCTCTTCCCTCTCCGTCACCTCCGCGCCGCCGGCGTCGTGCTCGTCGCCCTCCTCGTGGGCGCGACCGCGGCGCTCGCGCAGCCCGTGCGCGAGGAACTGACGATCTACGTCAACGAGGTCACCACGTGGTCGCCCGGCTATGCGATGGGCGACATCGTGCTCGGCTCGCCGCTGACCGCCGGCTACGAGCCGGTCGGCGGCCGCAAGCAGTTGATGCTGCGCGGCAAGAAGCCGGGCCGCACGACGCTCAACATCTGGGACCAGAAGAAGGTCCTGCGCCACGAGATCACGCTGATCGTGACCACCCGCGAGGCGCAGGCCGTCGAGGCCGACCTCCGCAACCTGCTGGCGCCGTATCCAGGCGTGTCGATCTCGAAGCTGGGTGGCGAGATGCTGCTGGTGGGCACGGTGAACAGCCAGGAGGAACTCACCGCGGTCAACAACCTGGCGCGGGTCGCGAAGGTGCAGTCGACCGTCACCGTGAAGGCGGCGGCACGCCCCGTCGTGCCGGCGGTCACGCCCATGGCGCCGACCACCGCGCCGGGGGCCGGCACCACCACGACGCCAGGCGCGCCGACCACGACGCCCGGCGCCACCAGCGCGCCGGTGGCGACGGCGCCGGTTGCCGAGGCCGCGCCCAACGCCGTGGCCTACGAGCTCGAGCTGTTCGAGGCCAGCGTGCAGTTCAAGACCGGTGAGTACGGACGCGGCGTCGAGCCCTCGGGGCGCAGCCTGTACAAGGGCACGGTGACCGCGCCGATCGGCGGCGAGAACGAGATCTTCATCGGCGGCCCGGCGGTGGACCCGAAGAACAAGAACGACAAGTCGCTCAAGGACACGGGCATCAGGCTGACCGTGCGCCCGCGGCAGGGATCGCGCGGGTTGACCACCGCCGTGGAGGTCGAGACCAACGTGCCGCTCGAGTACAACCTGTACGACCCGGAGGTCTGGCGTCGCTCGCGGTACTCGTTCTCGACGTCGGAGGGCGTGCCGTTCGCGGTGTCGGGCAACGACCTGCTGGCCGCCCCGGCGATCGCCGGCGGCATGAGCGCGATGGGCAAGGCGACGCGCGGCGCCTCGGCGGCCGGCAGCGTGCCGGGCGCGAGCAACGTCGGCCTGCAGTACGTGCCGGTGTTCGGCAGCCTGTTCGGATCGACCAACTACAAGAGCAAGAAGACGCAGATCCTCGTCGTGTTCCGGCCCACCCTCACCACGGCGGCCCCCAGGTAA